One genomic segment of Hordeum vulgare subsp. vulgare chromosome 2H, MorexV3_pseudomolecules_assembly, whole genome shotgun sequence includes these proteins:
- the LOC123427452 gene encoding uncharacterized protein LOC123427452 — protein sequence MHGYGRNRGCNLQDQSLTLTGPTRGLVLLDGIYIEVDLNIIDEQGKKDPKLSKGLCTIDGILRGAWEDSHVGCADLDSRLSNLEVKFAVEATFEIRVLNGDFCGEITACTSSIQDHLVLHDSKTGGVICDGSGILQLWRRVVTVGLEETLLLMIATQACDVSTASATRTLVFTPEVNGSTEGEITVGAVTFFIKVNWSFDYINANFDVPLLNRAM from the exons ATGCATGGCTATGGTAGGAACAGAGGTTGCAACCTCCAG GATCAGTCGTTAACTTTAACTGGCCCAACTCGTGGACTCGTGTTACTAGATGGTATATATATTGAGGTAGATCTTAATATCATCGACGAGCAAGGGAAGAAAGACCCAAAACTTAGCAAGGGACTGTGTACAATCGATGGCATATTGAGGGGAGCGTGGGAAGATAGTCATGTTGGTTGTGCCGACCTTGATAGCAGGCTGAGCAACCTGGAGGTGAAATTTGCAGTGGAGGCTACCTTTGAAATCAGGGTTCTCAATGGAGATTTCTGTGGAGAAATCACAGCTTGCACCTCCAGCATTCAGGATCATCTTGTGCTCCATGATAGCAAAACAGGTGGTGTTATCTGTGATGGTAGTGGAATACTCCAGTTGTGGCGCCGTGTAGTAACTGTTGGCTTAGAGGAGACACTTTTGTTAATGATTGCTACACAGGCTTGTGATGTTTCAACTGCCTCGGCCACACGGACTCTTGTTTTTACTCCAGAAGTCAACGGTTCAACGGAAGGGGAAATCACTGTTGGTGCTGTTACATTTTTCATCAAGGTCAACTGGTCATTTGATTATATCAATGCAAACTTTGATGTGCCTCTACTTAATCGAGCTATGTAA
- the LOC123427453 gene encoding uncharacterized protein LOC123427453 yields MAEGDLRLEEVDDKSGCLEPFFYDKAEVVAEAAAAAERRRREAEEKATEDARKMDAFSGRKEAHQAVIDRIREYDPKTGKICYTRFFNKDFSKFDIDEESPLAPMRYTHKTPSTYANSLGRQVYHVYDSVNVLSVKIVSSDVGFPLKVYGTVIARDHLDYKCVYLYRRSREDYQLISSEVAHVYFEAVISHCVAMTAFFLDYLCMLLLYGY; encoded by the exons ATGGCGGAAGGCGACCTAAGGTTGGAGGAGGTAGACGACAAGAGTGGCTGCTTAGAGCCTTTCTTCTACGACAAGGCCGAGGTTGTGGCCgaagctgcggcggcggcggagaggcggcggcgggaggccGAGGAGAAGGCGACGGAGGATGCGCGGAAGATGGATGCATTCAGTGGAAGAAAGGAAGCGCATCAGGCCGTCATCGACAGGATCCGCGAGTACGATCCCAAGACGGGGAAAATCTGCTACACCCGATTCTTCAACAAGGACTTCTCTAAATTTGACATCGACGAGGAGT CTCCTCTGGCTCCAATGCGGTACACTCACAAAACTCCATCCACATACGCCAACTCACTCGGAAGACAGGTGTACCATGTGTATGACTCTGTAAACGTCCTCTCAGTGAAGATAGTCTCTTCGGATGTGGGATTCCCGTTAAAGGTGTATGGTACTGTGATTGCCAGAGATCACCTGGATTACAAGTGTGTCTATCTCTACCGTCGCTCTAGAGAGGATTACCAACTCATCAGCTCAGAGGTAGCACACGTTTACTTTGAAGCTGTCATTTCTCATTGTGTGGCGATGACCGCCTTTTTCCTTGATTACTTATGCATGCTATTACTTTATGGGTATTAA